The Macaca thibetana thibetana isolate TM-01 chromosome 19, ASM2454274v1, whole genome shotgun sequence genome has a segment encoding these proteins:
- the SNAPC2 gene encoding snRNA-activating protein complex subunit 2 isoform X1 encodes MKPPPRRRAAPARYLGEVTGPTTWSAREKRQLVRLLQARQGQPEPDAAELARELQGRSEAEIRVFLQQLKGRVAREAIQKVHPGGLQGPRRREAQPPAPIEVWTDLAEKITGPLEEALAVAFSQVLTIAATEPVTLLHSKPPKPTQARGKPLLLSAPGGQDDSAPEIPSSAPKAPSSTPETSDPAPEKPASSAGPSTEDDFAVDFEKIYKYLSSLSRSGRSPELSAAESAVVLDLLMSLPEELPLLPCTALVEHMTETYLRLTAPQPSPAGGSLGPAAEGDGAGSKAPEETPPATKKAEPSELKSSWQAAGICPLNPFLVPLELLGRAATPAR; translated from the exons ATGAAGCCACCTCCCAGGCGGCGAGCGGCCCCGGCGCGCTATCTGGGCGAGGTGACCGGTCCCACGACCTGGAGCGCTCGCGAGAAGCGGCAGCTAGTGAGACTCCTGCAGGCGCGGCAGGGCCAGCCGGAGCCGGACGCCGCCGAGCTGGCCCGGGAGCTGCAGGGCCGGAgcgaggctgag aTCCGGGTCTTCCTCCAGCAGCTCAAGGGCCGCGTAGCCCGGGAGGCCATTCAAAAGGTGCATCCGGGTGGCCTTCAGGGACCAAGGCGCCGGGAGgcacagcccccagcccccatAGAG GTCTGGACGGATCTGGCTGAGAAGATAACAGGGCCACTGGAGGAAGCCCTGGCAGTGGCTTTCTCGCAG GTGCTCACCATCGCGGCCACGGAACCGGTCACCCTCCTGCACTCCAAGCCCCCCAAGCCCACGCAGGCCCGTGGAAAGCCGCTGCTCCTGAGCGCCCCTGGAGGGCAGGACGACTCTGCCCCTGAGATACCTAGCTCCGCCCCCAAGGCACCTAGCTCCACCCCCGAGACTTCTGACCCTGCCCCTGAGAAACCTGCGTCCTCGGCTGGTCCCTCCACTGAAGACGACTTCGCTGTGGACTTTGAGAAGATCTACAAGTACTTGTCCTCTCTCTCCCGAAGTGGCCGCAGCCCTGAGCTCTCAGCAGCTG AGTCGGCTGTGGTCCTCGACCTGCTCATGTCACTTCCAGAGGAGCTGCCCCTCCTGCCCTGCACAGCCTTGGTTGAGCATATGACGGAGACGTACTTACGTCTGACagccccccagcccagccccgctGGAGGGAGCCTGGGGCCTGCTGCCGAGGGGGACGGGGCTGGCTCCAAGGCACCAGAGGAGACCCCCCCAGCCACCAAGAAGGCCGAGCCCAGCGAATTGAAATCGTCCTGGCAAGCAGCTGGGATCTGTCCCCTGAACCCATTCCTGGTGCCCCTGGAGCTTCTGGGTCGGGCAGCCACCCCTGCCAGGTGA
- the SNAPC2 gene encoding snRNA-activating protein complex subunit 2 isoform X2, whose translation MQPRAVLKSNACCWTGYELEIRVFLQQLKGRVAREAIQKVHPGGLQGPRRREAQPPAPIEVWTDLAEKITGPLEEALAVAFSQVLTIAATEPVTLLHSKPPKPTQARGKPLLLSAPGGQDDSAPEIPSSAPKAPSSTPETSDPAPEKPASSAGPSTEDDFAVDFEKIYKYLSSLSRSGRSPELSAAESAVVLDLLMSLPEELPLLPCTALVEHMTETYLRLTAPQPSPAGGSLGPAAEGDGAGSKAPEETPPATKKAEPSELKSSWQAAGICPLNPFLVPLELLGRAATPAR comes from the exons ATGCAGCCGAGGGCAGTCTTGAAAAGCAACGCATGCTGTTGGACAGGATACGAGCTTGAA aTCCGGGTCTTCCTCCAGCAGCTCAAGGGCCGCGTAGCCCGGGAGGCCATTCAAAAGGTGCATCCGGGTGGCCTTCAGGGACCAAGGCGCCGGGAGgcacagcccccagcccccatAGAG GTCTGGACGGATCTGGCTGAGAAGATAACAGGGCCACTGGAGGAAGCCCTGGCAGTGGCTTTCTCGCAG GTGCTCACCATCGCGGCCACGGAACCGGTCACCCTCCTGCACTCCAAGCCCCCCAAGCCCACGCAGGCCCGTGGAAAGCCGCTGCTCCTGAGCGCCCCTGGAGGGCAGGACGACTCTGCCCCTGAGATACCTAGCTCCGCCCCCAAGGCACCTAGCTCCACCCCCGAGACTTCTGACCCTGCCCCTGAGAAACCTGCGTCCTCGGCTGGTCCCTCCACTGAAGACGACTTCGCTGTGGACTTTGAGAAGATCTACAAGTACTTGTCCTCTCTCTCCCGAAGTGGCCGCAGCCCTGAGCTCTCAGCAGCTG AGTCGGCTGTGGTCCTCGACCTGCTCATGTCACTTCCAGAGGAGCTGCCCCTCCTGCCCTGCACAGCCTTGGTTGAGCATATGACGGAGACGTACTTACGTCTGACagccccccagcccagccccgctGGAGGGAGCCTGGGGCCTGCTGCCGAGGGGGACGGGGCTGGCTCCAAGGCACCAGAGGAGACCCCCCCAGCCACCAAGAAGGCCGAGCCCAGCGAATTGAAATCGTCCTGGCAAGCAGCTGGGATCTGTCCCCTGAACCCATTCCTGGTGCCCCTGGAGCTTCTGGGTCGGGCAGCCACCCCTGCCAGGTGA
- the TGFBR3L gene encoding LOW QUALITY PROTEIN: transforming growth factor-beta receptor type 3-like protein (The sequence of the model RefSeq protein was modified relative to this genomic sequence to represent the inferred CDS: deleted 2 bases in 1 codon) encodes MGESAAATASLFQRRRRGRGGTVTFPRGLKGSARFLSGPPSPSPATPPAPPFPAAPGPWLRRPLFSLKLSDTEDVFPRRAGPLEVPADSRVFVQAALARPSPRWGLALHRCSVTPSSRPAPGPALALLREGCPADTSVAFPPPPPPSPGATRPARFSFRLRPVFNASVQFLHCQLSRCRRLRGVRRAPAPLTPPPPSRCLPQDEACAGTGSGSAEGLAADGPHLHTLTQPIVVTVPRPPPRPPKSVPGRAVRPEPPAPAPAALEPAPVVALVLAAFVLGAALAAGLGLVCAHSAPPAPGPPARASPSGPQPRRPQ; translated from the exons ATGGGTGAATCCGCCGCCGCAACTGCATCCCTTTTCCAAAGGCGGCGGCGGGGGCGAGGTGGTACGGTCACTTTTCCCAGAGGCCTAAAGGGCAGCGCGCGTTTTCTCTCTGGGCcgccctccccctcccccgccaCC CCGCCAGCACCCCCGTTCCCCGCGGCGCCCGGCCCCTGGCTGCGCAGACCCCTCTTCAGTCTGAAGCTGTCTGACACAGAGGACGTCTTTCCGCGCCGCGCGGGGCCGCTCGAGGTCCCGGCCGACAGCCGCGTGTTCGTGCAG GCGGCCTTGGCCCGTCCCTCCCCGCGCTGGGGCCTGGCCCTGCACCGCTGCTCAGTGACGCCGTCCTCACGCCCGGCCCCGGGGCCCGCCCTGGCTCTGCTGCGCGAGGGCTGCCCCGCCGACACCTCTGTCGCCTtcccgccaccgccgccgccgagCCCGGGTGCCACCCGCCCCGCGCGTTTCAGCTTCCGCCTGCGCCCGGTCTTCAACGCCTCGGTGCAGTTCCTGCACTGCCAGCTGAGCCGCTGCCGCCGCCTCCGGGGAGTCCGCCGGGCGCCTGCGCCTCTGACGCCGCCGCCGCCATCGCGG TGTCTGCCTCAGGACGAGGCGTGCGCCGGCACTGGCAGTGGCAGCGCCGAGGGTCTGGCTGCCGACGGCCCCCACCTGCACACGCTGACGCAGCCTATCGTGGTCACCGTGCCGCGGCCGCCCCCTC GGCCGCCCAAGAGTGTCCCTGGCCGCGCCGTGCGCCCTGAGCCTCCCGCGCCGGCCCCTGCGGCCCTGGAACCCGCGCCAGTGGTGGCGCTGGTGTTGGCAGCCTTCGTGCTGGGCGCCGCACTGGCTGCCGGGCTGGGCCTCGTCTGCGCGCACTCAG CGCCCCCGGCTCCCGGCCCGCCCGCGAGAGCCTCGCCCAGCGGTCCCCAGCCCAGAAGGCCCCAGTGA
- the CTXN1 gene encoding cortexin-1, whose protein sequence is MSATWTLSPEPLPPSTGPPVGAGLDAEQRTVFAFVLCLLVVLVLLMVRCVRILLDPYSRMPASSWTDHKEALERGQFDYALV, encoded by the coding sequence ATGAGCGCGACGTGGACGCTGTCGCCGGAGCCCCTGCCGCCGTCGACGGGCCCCCCGGTGGGCGCGGGCCTGGATGCGGAGCAGCGCACAGTGTTCGCCTTCGTGCTCTGCCTGCTCGTGGTGCTGGTGCTGTTGATGGTGCGCTGCGTGCGCATCCTGCTCGACCCCTACAGCCGCATGCCCGCCTCGTCCTGGACCGACCACAAGGAGGCGCTCGAGCGCGGGCAGTTCGACTACGCGTTGGTGTGA
- the TIMM44 gene encoding mitochondrial import inner membrane translocase subunit TIM44, which yields MAAAALRSGWCRCPRRCLGSGIQFLSSHNLLHGSTYQMRRPGGELPLSKSYSSGNRKGFLSGLLDNVKQELAKNKEMKESIKKFRDEARRLEESDVLQEARRKYKTIESETMRTSEVLRKKLGELTGTVKESLHEVSKSDLGRKIKEGVEEAAKTAKQSAESVSKGGEKLGRTAAFRALSQGVESVKKEIDDSVLGQTGPYRRPQRLRKRTEFAGEKFKEEKVFEPNEEALGVVLHKDSKWYQQWKDFKENNVVFNRFFEMKMKYDESDNAFIRASRALTDKVTDLLGGLFSKTEMSEVLTEILRVDPAFDKDRFLKQCENDIIPNVLEAMISGELDILKDWCYEATYSQLAYPIQQAKALGLQFHSRILDIDNIDLAMGKMMEPGPVLIITFQAQLVMVVRNPKGEVVEGDPDKVLRMLYVWALCRDQDELNPYAAWRLLDISASSTEQIL from the exons ATGGCGGCGGCGGCGCTGCGGAGTGGCTGGTGCCGCTGTCCACGG AGATGCCTCGGCAGTGGAATCCAATTCCTTTCCAGCCACAACCTACTCCACGGGTCGACCTATCAGATGCGCCGGCCGGGCGGAGAGCTGCCACTG TCCAAATCATATTCTTCTGGAAACAGAAAAGGCTTTCTGTCCGGCTTGCTAGATAATGTCAAACAAGAATtagccaaaaacaaagaaatgaaagaaagtataaaaaaattcCGTGACGAGGCCAGAAGGCTAGAAGAATCAGACGTGCTCCAGGAGGCCAGAAGGAAATAC AAAACCATCGAGTCAGAAACCATGCGGACGAGCGAGGTGCTACGGAAGAAGCTTGGGGAGCTGACGGGCACCGTGAAGGAG AGCCTTCATGAAGTCAGTAAAAGTGATCTGGGCCGGAAAATCAAGGAGGGTGTGGAAGAAGCAGCCAAGACAGCCAAGCAGTCAGCCGAGTCGGTATCCAAAGGTGGGGAGAAGCTGGGCAGGACGGCGGCCTTCAGAGCCCTCTCCCAG GGGGTGGAGTCGGTGAAGAAGGAAATTGACGACAGCGTCCTGGGGCAGACCGGGCCCTACCGGAGGCCCCAGCGACTCCGGAAGAGAACGGAGTTTGCGGGAGAGAAGTTCAAGGAGGAGAAAGTGTTTGAGCCAAATGA GGAGGCCCTGGGGGTCGTGCTGCACAAGGACTCCAAGTGGTACCAGCAGTGGAAGGACTTCAAGGAGAACAACGTGGTGTTTAACC GGTTCTTCGAGATGAAGATGAAGTATGATGAAAGTGACAACGCGTTCATCCGGGCATCCCGGGCCCTTACGGACAAGGTCACCGACTTGCTGG GGGGCCTGTTCTCCAAGACAGAGATGTCGGAGGTGCTCACAGAGATCCTCCGGGTGGACCCAGCCTTTGACAAGGACCGGTTTCTGAAGCAGTGCGAGAACGACATCATCCCCAATGTCCTGGAG GCCATGATTTCTGGAGAGCTTGACATTCTCAAAGACTGGTGCTATGAAGCT ACTTACAGCCAGCTGGCCTACCCCATCCAGCAGGCCAAGGCGCTGGGTCTCCAGTTCCATTCTCGCATCCTAGACATTGACAACATTGAC CTGGCCATGGGCAAGATGATGGAGCCAGGGCCGGTGCTCATCATCACTTTCCAGGCGCAGCTGGTGATGGTGGTCCGGAACCCTAAAGGCGAGGTGGTGGAGGGCGACCCG GACAAGGTGCTGCGGATGCTGTACGTGTGGGCGCTCTGCCGAGACCAGGACGAGCTCAACCCCTACGCCGCCTGGCGGCTCCTGGACATCTCAGCCTCCAGCACCGAGCAGATCCTCTGA